In the genome of Gadus morhua chromosome 14, gadMor3.0, whole genome shotgun sequence, one region contains:
- the LOC115558888 gene encoding apoptosis regulator BAX, whose protein sequence is MADADGRDRAEEQGAAGGEDVIDDPIMEQGALVLRGYVMHRIGDIDPAMQVSSEDLGGARNEQQDPQIKAVVEQLLQIADDLNQNAELQSLISQVQGNCVQDVFMKVAKSIFNDGITWGRVVALFHLAYKLIYKALTMNHMENIRIIISWVLQFIREQLHTWIAQQGGWEGVVRGISRWRTVTALASVVLVVAFVYYRKSR, encoded by the exons ATGGCAGACGCCGACGGCCGGGATCGCGCGGAGGAACAGGGCGCCGCGGGGGGCGAAG ATGTCATCGATGACCCCATCATGGAGCAGGGGGCTTTGGTTCTGAGAGG GTACGTGATGCACCGTATCGGCGACATTGACCCGGCCATGCAGGTCTCCTCTGAGGACCTGGGTGGGGCCCGCAACGAGCAGCAAGACCCTCAGATCAAGGCGGTGgtggagcagctgctgcagaTCGCCGACGACCTGAACCAGAACGCCGAGCTCCAGAG CCTGATCAGCCAGGTCCAGGGGAACTGTGTCCAGGACGTCTTCATGAAGGTGGCTAAGAGCATCTTCAATGACGGCATCACCTGGGGACGTGTGGTGGCCCTCTTCCACCTGGCCTACAAACTCATCTACAAG GCGCTGACCATGAACCACATGGAGAACATCCGGATCATCATCAGCTGGGTGCTGCAGTTCATCAGGGAGCAGCTGCACACCTGGATCGCTCAGCAGGGGGGCTGG gAGGGCGTGGTCAGGGGTATCTCCCGCTGGCGGACGGTGACGGCGCTGGCCtccgtggtgctggtggtggcctTCGTCTACTACAGGAAGTCGCGCTAG